A genomic window from Camelina sativa cultivar DH55 chromosome 2, Cs, whole genome shotgun sequence includes:
- the LOC104736948 gene encoding probable LRR receptor-like serine/threonine-protein kinase At5g59680: MERSLRLLLLLIGTLAIIHIAQAQSQQGFISLDCGLPPNEPSPYKEPRTGLQFISDATFIQTGKLGRIQANREAEFLKPSTTLRYFPEGTRNCYNLNVEKGRNHLIRARFVYGNYDGLDIAPTFDLYLGPNPWATVDLQKQVNGSRPEILHIPTSNKLQICLVKTGETTPLISVLEVRPMGKDSYLTKSGSLKFYYREYFSKSAPSLRYPDDVYDRQWTSFFEKEWTQISTTSDVGNSNDYQPPKVALTTAAIPTNATAPLTNVWGSVDVGEQYYLYAHFAEIQELLANETREFNMVLNGKLFYGPVVPPKLLITTVLSVNPDTCEEGLCNLQLIRTNRSTLPPLLNAYEVYKVIQFPQSETDENDVAAVKNIQTTYGLSRINWQSDPCVPLQFMWDGLNCSITDISTPPRITTLNLSSSGLTGTIAAAFQNLTTLEKLDLSNNNLTGEVPEFLGNMKSLLVINLSGNDLNGTIPQSLQRKGLELSYQGNPRLILPGSPTKPQKTKVLVPIVASVASAAILIAVLVLFLIFRKKKTSAVQVVHPPSSRPAMDYTYATPTKKRKFTYPEVMNMTNNFERVVGEGGFGVVCHGTVNGLEQVAVKLLSQSSTQGYKEFKAEVDLLLRVHHTNLVSLVGYCDEGEHLALIYEYVPNGDLRQHLSGKGGKTIVINWGTRLRIAAEAAQGLEYLHIGCTPPMVHRDVKTTNILLDEHYKAKLADFGLSRSFPVGGDSHVSTVVAGTPGYLDPEYYHTSRLGEKSDVYSFGIVLLEMISNQPVIDRNRAKSHITQWVESQLNGGDIAKIMDPKLNGDYDSLSAWRALELAMSCANPTSAKRPTMSHVVIELKECLVSENSRRNMSRGMDSLSSPEVSMIFDSEMTPRAR; this comes from the exons ATGGAGAGGTCTCTTAGGCTTTTGTTGCTGCTAATCGGAACTTTGGCCATCATTCATATTGCTCAAGCTCAGAGCCAACAAG GGTTTATCAGTTTGGACTGTGGTCTACCCCCAAATGAACCGTCTCCTTATAAAGAGCCAAGGACCGGACTACAGTTCATATCGGACGCAACATTCATCCAGACTGGAAAACTTGGTAGAATCCAAGCAAATCGAGAGGCTGAGTTCCTGAAGCCGTCAACTACGCTGAGATACTTTCCAGAAGGAACACGGAACTGCTACAATCTAAACGTCGAGAAGGGAAGAAATCATCTGATCAGGGCTAGGTTTGTATATGGAAACTATGATGGTCTTGACATTGCCCCCACGTTTGATCTGTATCTTGGACCTAATCCATGGGCCACGGTAGATTTGCAAAAGCAAGTGAATGGTTCACGTCCTGAGATCTTGCACATTCCTACATCAAACAAGTTGCAGATTTGTCTCGTTAAGACCGGGGAAACTACACCGTTGATATCGGTCTTGGAAGTACGGCCTATGGGAAAAGATTCTTATCTCACCAAGTCTGGTTCTCTGAAATTTTACTATCGAGAATATTTTAGCAAGTCCGCTCCTTCTTTAAG GTACCCGGATGATGTCTATGACCGTCAATGGACTTCGTTCTTCGAGAAAGAGTGGACACAAATTTCCACTACTAGCGATGTAGGCAACTCCAATGACTACCAGCCACCGAAAGTGGCGCTCACTACTGCAGCCATTCCAACTAACGCCACTGCACCATTGACGAATGTATGGGGTTCAGTAGATGTCGGTGAACAGTATTATTTGTACGCCCACTTTGCTGAGATCCAAGAGTTGCTGGCAAATGAAACCAGGGAATTCAACATGGTACTGAATGGGAAACTTTTTTATGGCCCTGTGGTTCCTCCAAAGCTATTAATAACTACTGTCCTAAGTGTAAACCCGGATACTTGCGAAGAAGGGTTATGCAATTTACAGCTGATAAGAACCAACAGATCAACTCTTCCACCTCTACTTAACGCTTATGAGGTCTACAAAGTTATTCAGTTTCCTCAGTCTGAAACAGATGAAAATGATG TTGCTGCTGTGAAAAACATCCAAACCACGTATGGATTGAGTAGAATCAATTGGCAGAGCGATCCATGCGTCCCTCTACAGTTTATGTGGGACGGTTTAAACTGCAGCATCACTGATATCTCCACGCCACCAAGAATCACTACTTT aaactTGTCTTCAAGTGGTTTAACCGGAACCATAGCAGCTGCCTTTCAAAATCTTACCACACTGGAAAAGCT GGACTTGTCGAATAATAACTTGACCGGTGAGGTGCCAGAATTTCTAGGCAACATGAAATCGTTGTTGGTCAT AAATTTAAGCGGGAACGATCTTAACGGTACAATTCCTCAATCTCTACAAAGGAAAGGACTCGAGCTATC TTATCAAGGAAACCCAAGGCTTATTCTCCCTGGATCACctacaaaaccacaaaaaacaaaagttcttGTGCCAATTGTTGCATCAGTTGCTTCTGCGGCCATCCTCATTGCTGTGttggttctttttcttattttcagaaagaaaaagacgTCGGCTGTTCAAG TTGTTCACCCGCCTTCGAGTAGGCCAGCAATGGATTATACATATGCTACTCCGACGAAAAAGAGAAAGTTTACTTATCCAGAGGTTATGAATATGACAAATAATTTCGAAAGAGTTGTAGGCGAAGGAGGATTTGGCGTTGTCTGTCACGGTACTGTAAATGGTTTGGAACAGGTAGCTGTTAAACTACTGTCTCAATCATCAACGCAAGGCTATAAAGAGTTCAAGGCAGAG gttgatcttcttctgaGAGTCCACCATACAAATTTGGTAAGCCTTGTAGGATATTGCGATGAAGGAGAACACTTAGCACTCATCTACGAATACGTACCCAATGGGGACTTAAGACAACATCTGTCAG GAAAAGGAGGTAAAACCATCGTCATCAATTGGGGTACTCGGCTAAGAATAGCTGCGGAGGCAGCACAAG GTTTGGAGTACTTACACATTGGATGCACACCACCAATGGTTCACAGAGATGTCAAAACTACAAACATATTGTTGGACGAGCATTATAAGGCCAAACTCGCTGATTTTGGGCTCTCGAGGTCTTTCCCAGTTGGAGGTGACTCTCATGTTTCGACGGTGGTTGCTGGTACTCCTGGTTACCTTGATCCAGA ATATTACCACACAAGCCGGTTAGGTGAGAAAAGTGATGTGTACAGTTTTGGGATTGTGCTATTGGAAATGATCTCTAATCAACCAGTGATTGATCGAAACCGCGCAAAGTCTCACATAACACAATGGGTTGAGTCTCAGCTTAACGGTGGAGATATTGCTAAGATCATGGATCCAAAGCTGAACGGAGACTATGATTCTCTCTCTGCCTGGAGAGCTCTCGAACTGGCAATGTCGTGCGCAAATCCTACTTCAGCAAAGCGACCAACCATGTCTCATGTTGTTATTGAACTAAAAGAGTGTCTTGTGTCTGAAAACTCGAGGAGAAATATGAGTCGAGGCATGGATTCACTGAGTTCCCCTGAAGTGAGCATGATCTTTGATAGTGAGATGACTCCTAGAGCAAGATAG
- the LOC104736993 gene encoding histone H4: MSGRGKGGKGLGKGGAKRHRKVLRDNIQGITKPAIRRLARRGGVKRISGLIYEETRGVLKIFLENVIRDAVTYTEHARRKTVTAMDVVYALKRQGRTLYGFGG, translated from the coding sequence atgtcgggTCGTGGAAAGGGAGGAAAAGGATTGGGGAAAGGAGGAGCGAAGCGTCACAGGAAGGTTCTGAGAGACAACATCCAAGGAATCACTAAGCCTGCGATCCGGAGGTTGGCTCGTAGAGGTGGAGTCAAGCGTATCAGTGGTCTCATCTACGAGGAGACACGTGGCGTCCTCAAGATCTTTTTGGAGAACGTGATCCGTGATGCTGTTACCTACACCGAGCACGCTAGGAGGAAGACTGTCACCGCCATGGATGTTGTCTACGCTCTCAAGAGGCAAGGAAGGACTCTTTACGGATTCGGCGGTTAA